A genome region from Scyliorhinus canicula chromosome 16, sScyCan1.1, whole genome shotgun sequence includes the following:
- the dkk1b gene encoding dickkopf-related protein 1b — MYLETVRMCRLFLSFCLYNVVSSFNSNAIKTGSAAVQMPSHPVSIAPQVVHHHSVSKNHAVDQSQFSTCQDDRDCAVEQFCSASRSAAQHCLNCRRRRKRCLRDAMCCPGTRCSNGMCTPNDAEHIHGAVRETSLESWIHEEQETTSDSHPRRTTLSARSHTVKGQEGDICLRSSDCAQGLCCARHFWSKICKPVLREGQVCTRHRRKGSHGLEIFQRCDCAQGFSCRMQRGGSQGSGKNSRLHTCQ; from the exons ATGTATTTGGAAACGGTGCGGATGTGCAGGCTATTCCTCTCCTTCTGCCTCTACAATGTCGTGAGCTCCTTCAATTCCAATGCTATCAAGACGGGAAGTGCAGCGGTCCAAATGCCGAGCCACCCGGTCAGCATTGCTCCCCAGGTTGTCCACCATCACAGTGTTAGCAAGAACCATGCAGTCGACCAGTCCCAG TTCTCCACTTGTCAGGATGACCGGGACTGTGCTGTGGAGCAGTTCTGTTCCGCTTCGCGCTCCGCTGCCCAGCACTGCCTGAACTGCCGCCGGCGCCGCAAACGCTGCCTCCGAGATGCCATGTGCTGCCCGGGGACTCGCTGCAGCAACG GTATGTGCACGCCCAACGATGCTGAGCACATCCATGGGGCGGTGAGGGAAACGAGCCTGGAGAGCTGGATCCACGAGGagcaggagaccacctcggataGTCACCCGAGGAGGACCACCCTGTCAGCAAGGTCCCACACCGTTAAAG GACAAGAAGGCGACATCTGTCTCAGGTCCTCGGATTGTGCTCAGGGTCTGTGCTGTGCCCGCCACTTCTGGTCCAAGATTTGCAAACCCGTGCTGAGGGAGGGCCAAGTGTGCACCAGGCACAGGCGGAAAGGCTCTCACGGCCTGGAGATCTTCCAGAGGTGCGACTGTGCCCAGGGCTTCTCGTGTCGGATGCAGAGAGGGGGCAGTCAGGGCTCCGGCAAGAATTCGAGGCTGCACACTTGCCAGTGA